CAAACAATTCCCCATCAGTCATAATAACAGCCTGAGAACTCACCGAACCGACATCCACGCCGGCGGTTATGATCTTGGCTAATTTCCAATCTATATCCGGTGCGGTCCACCGGGATTCCGTCCATCTCCAAAACTCCTCTGCCACTAATCCTCCCCTTATCTTTGAGTATAAATCGTTTAGTTCCAAAATAGGGCTCAGCGCTTACCGAGTTCTATTTTCATGATTCGTGGTGCCACGCCCCAAAAGGCGGGGCATGTCGGTTTAATACGAAAAATCAGTTCGGAGTTCGGAGCAAACCATTTTCATCCTTCGTGGCTCCCGCAGTAGGCAGGCGCCACGAACATTGAAAATATCTTTCCCGGAACACGGACACGGACACGGTATTTTCTCACTAATTACTCCGAACTCTAAACTTAATTGCCGGCCGCCAGCAAGGCCGCACCTAGAGCACTGACGAATTCCGGTTCTTCCGGGACAATCACTTCCATTTCCAACTCCCTGTTCAGGGATTTCAAAAAACCCACATTTTTGGCCACCCCCCCGATGAGCATGGCCTCCTTCTCCAGGCCCACCCGACGGACCATGGAAACGACCCGGTCGGCAATGGCATCATGGACGGCCCGGGCCATGTCCGGTGTGGGGGTTTTGGCATGGACCAGGGTCACCAGTTCCGATTCGGCAAAAACCGCGCACTGGGCGTTCATGGCCACGGCCCGGGTGGATTGCAAAGAGAGCGGTCCAAGTTCTTCCAGCTTGATCTCCAAAGCCCGGGCCATAGCCTCGGTAAAGGCCCCGGTGCCGGCGGCACATTTTTCATTGATGGCAAAGTCCACCACTTTCCCCTCGGCATTGATCCTGATGGCCCGTCCTTCCTCGGCCCCGACATCAATAACCGTCCGTACCCGGTTGTCCAAAAAGATGGCCCCTTTGGCCGCTGCCGAGACCTCGGAGACTTGTCCTGGGACCCTATCCGCTTCCTTTTTGCCGGCCCCGGTGGCCATGATTCTTTCTATCTGTTTCATACCGATACCGGCCTTGGGCAAAACTTCATCCCAGGCCCTATTTAAGGATTCCCGGACGTCGTAACCGGCCATAACCAGGGTCCGCCCGATAATCACCCCGTCTTTCATAATCACAATCTTAATTGTTTTGGCACCAATATCTAAACCTGCGGTAATCATCCTCAAGCCTCCGTTAAAAACTCCTATCTTTCCATACTGACTATATCCCATTTTGTAAGCAGCGACAATAGCCGTTCCGTATCTCCACCTGTCCGGACATGGGCAAGATAAACTGCATCAGCCAGGGCGGCCACCATCTCGTTGCGATATCGCGCGGATTCGCGGTCAACACGCCTCGGTTTTTCTGCAAACGGTGATAGGAACAGAATCCTCCCGGCCTCAAAGGCAGGCCGGCATTCGGCAGGAATGCGCATTCCCTCAATGGCCCGGGCCGGGCAGATGATGATGGGCTGCTTTCCGCGCAGGAGAATGCGTACACTCTTCTTCGATGGGCGAGTGAAAACCGCTGATGACCGTCTCTCCCTCATCGCGCAGGTGACGGGCCACATCATGGGCGCACAGGATGGCGTCTCCCGGTGTACGGGCGGAGCAAAAAATGGCCGTTTTCCGGTGGACAAGTAACTCAATAGGCCCAATAGCCGTCAGCGTCTCCGGGGCCTTTTCCCTAAGGCGGTCAAGCAGGATGGCCGGATAGGTCCTGTGGCTTCGGGCAAGAAGCTGTGCATCGTGAGATAGTTTCTTGTTTTTGTTCATAACCTGGCATCTCAAGAAATAGTTTTTCTCGTAACAATTTAGCCCTTTGAAAAACTTGATACTTCACTTGAAAAATCCTGACTTTCGCATACCGTCATTCCGGTGAAAACCGGAATCCAGGTGTTATGCTGAGACGAAAAGAACCTGGATTCCCGTTTTCACGGGAATGACGGAGAGGTTATCGACGTTTTTTCAAAAAGCTAAACAGATACTTTTTCTCAAGATAACTTTTATATCGGATATTTCTGTGGCTCCTAATTTCCCCAGCTTCCTCAATATAAACCGTTTCAAAGTTATAGGTCATCATAGATGGCGTCCTTTTCCGAATATCCTTTTAAAAATTGGGACATCGTAAAATTTTTCCAATCTGATTCTTCATCCCCGATCAAAAGCATGACTTTCACTTGAGCCATCTCCTTTAATTTATCTTTTAAATTATCAGGGACTGAAAGATGACCATCAGATAAAATTTCGGCTATATATTCATAAGTTTCCATTTAGACCTCCTTCCAACCTTGGCATGGCGAATTAGTTAAAAATCAAAGAATATCATTGGACTACACATTTATGTCATGCCCAGCGCTTTAATAGCCGCTATCATGGGATCTGAAAAGAAGATCGGATCGACCCGTTCTACGATGTCTCCAGAGACTTCCAGGAAATTTCTCTTATTCTCTAAAGGCACCAGCGCCCGGCGAGCGCCATTATCCATACCAACATGGAGGGGCTCTACTAAGGACCGTAACGACTTGATATTGCCCTGGATGCTTAGATCCCCGAGTATCACAAGTCCCGCCAGCACCGACTGTTTCTTGATGGCGGAGTAAACGGCGACAATCAGGGCGATGCCTGCTTCACAGGGCACATGACTACTGATCAGATCTTTGCCTTCAACATGGAAGTCAGTAGTATCCACGAGCGAAGATGCCGGATTCGCAGTAAGTCTTGAGGGTTGAGACTACTTCTTTCGGCATTTTCTGGAGATCGGCCACCTCGTCGAAGGCAACGACGTCCCAGAGGCCCACCAGTCCCATCTTTCCGCTCGCCATGTTGTAAAAGAGGTTGGCCACAGTGGTGGGACCGGTCAGGAGGATGGTGTACGGTGACAGCTCCTGATACGCATAACTTTTTCCCGTCCCTCGTGGTCCCAACTCCACGAGGTTATAGTTATGTTCGCAGAGCCAACCGCTGTCAACTCTTGCGGAACAAATTTACCGAGGCCTGAAACAAAATCGGTCATCAAAATGTGCCGGCCCAGACGTTGCCGGAGGTCCTCCATCCCCCCACCATCAGGAACGTTGAAGCCGAAGTCGCGCTGCAGAATCTCTTCAAGTTCACCCTTGGCGTCTTTCTGAGTAATGCTTTCGTCAAGCCGATCCTTGTCGAGGAAAGAAAGGGCGACCTCCTGTAGGTTGCCGGTGCCGAAGAGAAGGGCGATCACTCCTTTGGAGATCTCGCACCCTTTGTCGGCCAGGGCATCAAGGTCAGCCAGGGACAACTTTCCTGCCTCGGCCTGCTTCTCAACATAAGCGGCGGTATCATCGCCCAGAACGCCTTTCAGGGCGTTGCGGGCCACGACGGCCAGACGGGTGTTGCGAGCCGGGGGTTGCTGACCGGGCTGCATGATCACGCCCGCCGCTTCCATCTCGATGAGTGCATGCTGGGTCTGGTCCTGAGACAACGGCACATAAACCTACAGGCGTGGAGCCTCTTCGCCGTCCATGAGATGCTTTTGGTCTATTTCCCAACGCAGCCGGATAAAACTGCCATTATAGCGAAGGATTGTGGCGTCAGGTAGCTCCAGATCCTTCACCACCTCGTTATAAAGGCCATCCGGGTCGTACCAGACTACAAGGCCTGATCGTTTGCTTGTTTAGCAATTAAATTCCGGATGTATTCGCTGAAACGATTGTCATCATTCAAACCTGTTTTTAATTTTCTTTTCGTCCCAGGTCTTTTACCAAACCAAGGAGCTTATTTTCGGGCGACCGCTTTTACGCCGCCTTTGCGGCCCAAACCATAACCAACCCGATAAACATCGGGAAGATTAACCCGATCGTCAGTCATGCGTTCGAATACTCCCAGTGTTTCAATGTCCTGCCTTATGCCATTTGCCCCTTCTTTCAAATGCACCGGAGGAAGCTTGACCGCGGCGCTGGAAATATCATGTTGCAGGCGATTTAAAATATTTCCATCTTCCCATCGCCGGGAGATTTCCGCAAAACGACAGGGAACCGTAAGACCAGATAAGGGTTTCAATAATATGTCCACCCATGGATAATCTTCTTGCATTTCCCGGACCCGAATGCGCGACGCTTCCTGGACACCCCTCTTGATACTTTCATAGTAAAGTGCGTAAACATATTCTGATCGCGGATTATCCTCCGAGGCTTGGCGGATGGCGGACAGAAAGCTCCTGGGGCTTACCTGCCCGCTGGCGTCTCCAAGGTGGTTCGGTAACCATGTATAAGGAAAACCACGGCGGCGGTCCCTACCCATCCAAGGGCCTGTAATGGAATGAAAAATTTCTTTCTGAACTTCTTCTTCGGTTCGCATCTTGTCAGGAACCGTCCAGACTTCTCTATATTGGTTCCACGATAGATTGCGAAAACTTTGACAACCCTCCCGGAAAAGCCGTCCTTGATTCGGTTCATTGCTTAGGTATTGCCAAAGCAGGCCATACAGCTCAGTCCTCGGCCATCGCAACTCAACTTTTTGACTGAGAATTTTCGATGAGTCAGGAAAATCAATGGGTTTCGTATCTTCGAGGTGATCAGGCCGTACAAATGCTTTAGGCCTGATACGCTTGTAGGATCTGAACTCTAATAGAACCTGCAAAAGGCCGCGTATTATTTTTAGCATGGTCGGCCAATCATCCGCGGTCCTGTCCAACGCATCGAAAAGAATTAACCGGTGGACGCTCGCTTTGTCCAACTCTTGATCTGCCTTAAACAATAGGCGCTCCACGTCCTCCGGATGATCAATCACCCATTTGATTGTATCGACCCAACCTGAAGTAGGTAATAACAGATCTTCGGCCTTACCCTTTATGACCTGGCGCACTGTAATGGAACGCCATATCTGACGGGGATCGAACTCCTCGCTTAATCGCACAAGCGTATCTTTACCGGGGTAATCGTCCGGAGAGGAGCGCTCTCCAAACCCTACCGAGACTTTTGTGTTTTCACTGATATCGGATTTGGGTAAGAGATGCGCTACCATTCGACGGTGTTCCTCGCTTTGCAGAACAGTCCACCAAAAGCTTTTTCCCGCCCCCCGGATTCCACTAACCAGCATGGCGTCCGGATGTAAAGCTCTTGAGTGTCCCGTAGGCGTAAATGTGTATTTAAGATCTGGGGTTTGGCCAAAAACTGCAGTATCCTGCGGCAGGGCATCCCTTATCACATCTCGTATTTCTTGGGGAAAGCGGTAGTCTTTCATGCGTCTTCCTCCTCTTTAAACACCATGGTTTCAGCCTCATTCATGAACTTTCCCATGGCCGCTTCTGCAATCTGTTCGTCAATGCCGATGTTATTTCGCAAAGGGTCGAATTCCTGCAATGCCCGATTCCAATAGACAGGCAACGGGTAATGAGGCGCCTCTTCATTGTCCACATCAAAGCTGAAGACATCTGTAGTTTGCGCGCCCGCTTCATCATAAAGATGCTCCCTAAATAGGTCCCAGGAATTTTCTCGGAACCTTTTCAGATACTCATCGCGCCCAGTCTCCGGTATCATTCCGGCCACTATTTGCAATTTTTTCCTGAATTCTTGAACTTGCGGGTGATTCCGCCAGTGTCTAAACAGGAAAGCATAAGCATTCCAAGTCTGGATCGAATCAGCGGCAAAGAGAAAGGCGTCGGCGTCCATCCTGGTGACGGATACTGCAGCGATGTCATGAAGACCTGCCCGGCTGTCTAATATTACCAAATCTGGATCTTCCATTTTTTCCATCTGCTCAACCATTTGTTGCAGACGTTCGGCCCAGGGGATGGATGAATTTCCGCTGAATGTGGCGTAACATCTGGCGAGCTTGGACAGGTAATCGCCTGTATCTCTACCGAAAGCAGGCACAATTCGGATTTCCCCCGGTAGATCCATAGATAGAGAACTTGATGAGACCATTGTATTTTTTACGAGATCAGCCTGACCGACGCCATCTTCTACGAACCAGTCCACGATGCCGTAATCGGACAAATAATCCTGTGGCAGTAGCGTACTGCTCACTCCCGGAGACTCCAGATCCAGATCCAATACCAAAATTTTTTTCCCTTGTTTGGCCAGCCACCAGGCCCAAATCACCAACGCGGTTGAACGTCCTACACCACCCTTAATCCCGAAAAAAGTAACGCGGCGATTTTTTGTTCTGCGCTGAAGTGGGGCGCGCGACCAATCCTGACCGATGATCTGTCGGTCAAGAAGCCAAATCTTCAATTCTCCTTCCTCAGCGAGGAACCGCAGGTCATTGGAAACAAGGATCTCGTCACCCTGGATAAGATCACCTGCATAGAGAACCGCTCTGTCCGGCGGAAAACCGTAAGCGCCAAGAACCTTTGCCATTTCGTTGCTAAACTTGTTCACGGCCGCTTTTTGCTCATTAGATAACGTCTTATAGCGCCCGGGAAAAACCACACGGATTCGTCCGCGCAGGTCTCGAATCAAAACAACTTTATCGCCAAAGACTGTACCGACGTTCTTAGTCTTATCGATCGCAATCTCCAAAGCATTTTCAAAGAGTACCGACGTCTGTTTAGTCATATGATATCTCCATTCAAAATGGCATTATCGAGGACTTGTTTGGCCATCTGGGCAGCCTGTTGGTGGTCTGCGGCAATAACGGGCGTCACCCCCGTACGATTATCGTAACGCTGATTGACATCCCAATTCGCAAAAGGATTGAGGACCCCAGAGAGATGGGAAATATAGTGAACGCCACTCCTCTGATGAGCAAACGTGATAAATTCATTCCACAAATGGTTGATATGAACACGATGCATTCTATCCGCGGGGGCACCATCCGGTCTGAGTGTCATACCCATTGACAGCATAACCGCCTTCAGTGCGCATTCAGCGGACAAGCCAAACAAGTGATCTGCATTTGCCAATCTTGTTTCCGCTAACAAATGCCCCGCGTCTTCCCAATGGCGCTCTGCCGCATCACGAAAATCAACCGGCATGATTACCTCCTGTATTTAGATCGTAAATATCCTCCAGACCATGGGCAATTGCCATGGATCGGTCCTTTTTACATAGCTCCTTTACCCGGTCAGGCCAGAGATGGTAAGCGATGTACGACCAGTCGTATTTGCCTTCCTGGAGTTCCTCCCAGTATTTCTTCGGCTCCTTCCATGGGACCAGTTCCCAAAGAGGCGCTATGTTCAGGATTACGCCGTCGTTGAGATCAAAATCAAGATGAAGGTTTGCCACTCGGCGCAGTTTGTTCGCAAAGTCGTGCAGCTCGGAGATGAACTGTTCCAAGAGATCGATATCCTTTTCGATCTGTTTGGCCTCCCGACCGGGAAGGTTAAGCGAGTGACGCTACCAGCGACGTGATACTCCAGCAGGCCATTCTGATGCGCTTCCAGAAGAAAGCGCTCTACTCCCTCGCGCGACAGAAAGAACAGTTTCCAATCAACCAGGTCAAGCAGTTTGGCCCCCGATGGTTGGTGTTGCTTCAAGTAAAATACGATGTAAGAGAACGCTTGTAGGGACAAATAGGCTGGGGCGATGCGTTTTTTGACCGCTCCCTGAAGAACCCCAAAATCACGGAGTGTTGAGAGCACCCCTTGTGTCACCCTTAGTATGGTGGAATCACCCCAGGCACCTGAAGTCTTTCCCTCTGCAACCCATTTTCTCAACGATGCCTCAATCTCTCGAACATCAATCTCCATGGTGCCTCGGGATCTATGTGGCACCAGAAGCTCAATCACCACATCGATCTTCCATTACGGACTCCAGTCGCTTCATATTCCGTCCTACGTTTTGAAGGCCTTCACCACTTAGTTGAACGGAGTAGTAGCCTGCAGATGGACGCTATCGGCTTCCATCCGGCCAAATCGTACCAAACTGGCTTACATTAGATAAAATTCAACGCGCTTGTCAATCGAATTATCTGGTTTCTCCCGATTGATTGAACTGAGCTATCGGGACCAACAAGTGAGGCAGAGAAGCCCCTTTTTGTTACGGTCGCCAAGACAAAATAAAACCCCATTTTGTTTAAAATGAAACAAGGCTTTAAATTTTTGTCCAATCCTCTCCCGGTTACGGTTAAAGGGAAAAAGAAAAGAGAAATTAACAGGATGGCTAATGGAATACCACAGTTATCGGCCCCTTGTCAACGGGTTCGATTACCTTTGAGTCAATGAGTGGTGGTGTATTTCCAGTGGAGCAGGATATCGGAGGCAAGGAAGAAGACGATTCAGCGAATTGGCTTTCCATCTAACGGGTTAACCTGGATGGTGGCCCACCCAGGACTTTTTTTCATCCGGGGTGGGTTTTATCAGTGGGCGTATCTTCGATGCTTGAGGCAGACGGAATAACGCTATTTCTTGGATTCAGGGGAGTGCGAACCGAGCGCTTCGACTAAGACGTAGGCGGCCTGCAGGGCTTCTGTTGGGCAAAGGGGGAAACATTCTTTGCAGTTCCAGCACTCCTTGGAGGCGATCTCGGGAATAAAACTGATCTCTTTCCGGATTCCCCGGTCCACAAACCCCACGGCGTTCTTCTTTTTAATCTCGGCACAGTATCGTATGCATAGGCCGCAATGAATGCAGAAAGAGGCCTCTTTTTCAAACCGGTTTTTGTCGGCACCGTACTCTTGAGCCAGATCCTGCAATTCGAAGGCCTCCGGGGCATGGGCCAGCAAGAGCTCTAAA
This genomic interval from Deltaproteobacteria bacterium contains the following:
- a CDS encoding CoA activase; translated protein: MITAGLDIGAKTIKIVIMKDGVIIGRTLVMAGYDVRESLNRAWDEVLPKAGIGMKQIERIMATGAGKKEADRVPGQVSEVSAAAKGAIFLDNRVRTVIDVGAEEGRAIRINAEGKVVDFAINEKCAAGTGAFTEAMARALEIKLEELGPLSLQSTRAVAMNAQCAVFAESELVTLVHAKTPTPDMARAVHDAIADRVVSMVRRVGLEKEAMLIGGVAKNVGFLKSLNRELEMEVIVPEEPEFVSALGAALLAAGN
- a CDS encoding tyrosine-protein kinase family protein, with the translated sequence MTKQTSVLFENALEIAIDKTKNVGTVFGDKVVLIRDLRGRIRVVFPGRYKTLSNEQKAAVNKFSNEMAKVLGAYGFPPDRAVLYAGDLIQGDEILVSNDLRFLAEEGELKIWLLDRQIIGQDWSRAPLQRRTKNRRVTFFGIKGGVGRSTALVIWAWWLAKQGKKILVLDLDLESPGVSSTLLPQDYLSDYGIVDWFVEDGVGQADLVKNTMVSSSSLSMDLPGEIRIVPAFGRDTGDYLSKLARCYATFSGNSSIPWAERLQQMVEQMEKMEDPDLVILDSRAGLHDIAAVSVTRMDADAFLFAADSIQTWNAYAFLFRHWRNHPQVQEFRKKLQIVAGMIPETGRDEYLKRFRENSWDLFREHLYDEAGAQTTDVFSFDVDNEEAPHYPLPVYWNRALQEFDPLRNNIGIDEQIAEAAMGKFMNEAETMVFKEEEDA
- a CDS encoding SAM-dependent methyltransferase codes for the protein MPVDFRDAAERHWEDAGHLLAETRLANADHLFGLSAECALKAVMLSMGMTLRPDGAPADRMHRVHINHLWNEFITFAHQRSGVHYISHLSGVLNPFANWDVNQRYDNRTGVTPVIAADHQQAAQMAKQVLDNAILNGDII
- a CDS encoding DUF1819 family protein, which encodes MVIELLVPHRSRGTMEIDVREIEASLRKWVAEGKTSGAWGDSTILRVTQGVLSTLRDFGVLQGAVKKRIAPAYLSLQAFSYIVFYLKQHQPSGAKLLDLVDWKLFFLSREGVERFLLEAHQNGLLEYHVAGSVTRLTFPVGRPNRSKRISISWNSSSPSCTTLRTNCAEWQTFILILISTTA
- a CDS encoding (2Fe-2S)-binding protein produces the protein MSEILLQIDGKEVKAKEGMTILEAARSAGIAVPTLCYHEKLEPYGGCRLCIVELEGRGGPRIVVSCVYPVEKNLVVRTKSEKIDRIRKMILELLLAHAPEAFELQDLAQEYGADKNRFEKEASFCIHCGLCIRYCAEIKKKNAVGFVDRGIRKEISFIPEIASKECWNCKECFPLCPTEALQAAYVLVEALGSHSPESKK